AttccaataggaagtggaagggcagatacTTCTTTGTAGAAGGAACAAACTGGGTATGCCGTCAGGAGGAGTGGGAGTCAATGCCCAACggttttgataacacatgggcATATGTTAGAGATTCAGGTTAATCCCGTCGACCTTCTCGCTTCGTCTACTTATTTGATATCCTAACCCGTCACTTTTCATTGCAGCTAACAATCGTCCACGCATTACCGCGGAGCAAGAGGATTTTattcgtcgagtgacggccattccTTTGGACGAGAGAAAGTGTCGGGACTTGATCACACTAGATACTCTTCATTTATATTGTGGTGGTCCTGAACCGACGGAGGAAGCTTGCAAATTAAACGCTTATTCTCGTCGTCGTGAGTATCCTTTAACTTCTTGTCCTTATCCTGACGCTGTCTCTTTCTAACCTTTATTTTTCGCAGAGATGGAGTCAACTAGACAAAGGGTTCGAGCTGCCGCTGCGGCCAAGAAGAAACAGCAAGAGAAGGCTGGGGGCGAGTCGACCCCACCGTCAGCCCCTAAGCCTATCGGGAAGGTCGTGGCCAAGAGGAAACCTGACGGTAGGGAAGACCGTCCAGGGAAGAAGGTTGCCCCAACTCCCGGGGACAAGCCTTCACGAAGGCCGTCACCTCCTAGGTCCGTTCACGGGGCAGGTAAGGGGCCAATGACGTCGTCAGGCCCTATCTCCCAGGGATCTGTACGCCGTCTGCTGACCCATAAAGACTACGCCGTAGAGGTGACGGAGTCCATCTTGAAGGATGAGGAAATGGACCCTTGTGCTGAGCAGACTATTGACGAGATAAAGGCGTCAGGCCTTTTCGACCTTACCAGGGTGAGCCTCGCTTTCTACTTTGGTGCCCGACCAATTTTTTATACCCTGACGTTGTCTCCTCCCCTTTTTCTTCCAGGCTATGGTTCGCATAAAGGCTCTGTCAGACAGGTGCTCCGCCAAGGAAGGGTGATTACCCGTCTGCACGAGCGCGTCAAGTACCTGGCTGACGGGCAGGCGCAGTACAAGGATGCGAACCGCATCTTGGGCGCGGAGCTGAAGGATTATAAGGAAAAGCTGACGGAGGAAACCCGCCGACGGGAGCTGGAGATGGAGGCCAAGGTGGCGGCGAAAAAGGAGCTGAGATCCATCCTAGTCCAAGTGGAGATGGCTAGGAATGATGCTGTGACGGAGTTTAAGGATTCGTCATCCTTCATAGACGCTTGTGCTGCCTACTACGGTGACGGGTTCGAGGACTACTTGAAGCAAGTAAAATCTGTCTATCCtgacttggatttgtcaaggatttcaatggatgagTCCATCCCATCAACCCCTGCAGGCGACGCCGTCAATGAAGAAGCTGACGACAACAGTCAGAGAGACAACAGCGTCGTTCTAGCTCAGCCAGCCGCGGATCAATCCGTTACTCTGACTCCAGCAAACCCTCACAATGGCGACCCAAATGCCGTCAGCCCTTCTGTCTCCTGCGCCCAGCCTTTTACTGCCAAAGACAATGGAAGACCCTGAGGCCCCCCTTATgaacttaaaaaatttctttcttttttctctttgaaaagtgTAGACGAAGTTGTAGTACTTGACGCCCATTTttctgggcttttgtaaagacatcacctattttaattttaatgtcattttatacttcaagtatgtgtgttttttattctAAGTCAGAATTATGTTCGTGATGAGCTCGTCAGCTTATGGGTGACGgggttttttctcattttcaattcaatttttgaactgaTGACGGCGTCAGCTTCTTTTCCATGAAAACTTAGGgtcattttttatcattccgTCAGTTTCATGGGCGACGTCGTTGGATAAAACTTAATTGTATGCCTGTCAATTTCCTAACGGCGTcagctcttcttttttttagctaaTCTAGTTCGATGTATTCATTCGGCTATACACCCATCATTTCCACGAACAATGCCGTCAGCTAACTTATTATGccgtcactttgaacataacaccgtCACTTTGTTGCATCATGGCAAGGTGACGAGTCCAAGAGGGAACAGATCAGCATTTTATTGCCCTTGTACATCTTATGCACTTGGTGATAAGGCCTTCGACCTAGCAATGAGGTCATCCACCTTGTTGGCCTCGGATTGGGGTCGTCTACTTTGTGGATTTTAGGTGTAAGGTCGTctattttgtggacttatttaTGAGGCCGTCCACTTGGTGGACTTAGCCATGggattgtccactttgtggacttagaaataggtcgtccactttgtggacttaggaataggtcgtccactttgtggacttaggaataagccgtccactttgtggactgaGAAATAGACCgttcactttgtggacttagaagtaggtcgtccactttatggacttagtAGTAGAGGATTTGCTATTTTCttcaagacataaaaaatttactggtcgtttctgaatgaacctcctcttattacgatgaatgcataagtaaaattttgttcaaaaaagaaagacaaactTTCAGTCCTTTAgacttaaaatatactgtagaCAGGAATAAGCTAAGACAGATAATTAAAGAGCATAAACTAGTAATAAGGAGTAATGTTCTGCTTgctatcttctactggtagtactttctgagatgctcggcgttccatgggtgtcgtagtttctgcccgtcaagagtctctaggtgataggtgccctttcttAGCCATGATACaatcttgtagggtccttcccagttcagGCTAAGCTTTCCTTGTGCGGGATCTCTAGCAGCGCCCATCACTTTCCTTAGAACGAGGTCTCCGACCTTGAAGTCTCGATGCTTtactcgggagttgtagtgtttggcTACGAGGTCCTGGTACCGTGCGAGTCTCTGTTCAACCGCCGCCCTTACTTCGTCGACCAGATCCAGTTGTAGACGTagctcttgatcatttctttCCTCGTCGTAATTGTCCACTCTATAGCTCGTGAGTCCTATCTCGGCTGGAATGACCGCTTCACTTCCGTATGTTAGCTGAAAAGGAGTTTCTCCTATAGGGGTTCGTACTGTCGTTCTATACGCCCATAATACGCTGGGTAGCACCTcaggccatatgccctttgccccctcgagccgagtcttgatgattcgaagcaaggatcggttagtgacttcaacttgtccgtttgCTTGAGGATGGGCCAgggaggaataatggttcttaATTCCTAACTCTGAACAAAAGGCTCGGAAAGAGTCATTGTCGAACTGCTTACCGTTGTCCGAAATTAAGACCCTTGGAATTCCGTACCTAcaaacaatgtttttccaaacaaaaccccttatgttcttttcagtgattgtggctaaggcttcagcttcaacccatttggtgaagtaatcgatgccaacgacgaggaacttcagctgccttgcTGCCATTGGGAAGGgtcccatgatgtccaatccccattgcgcGAACGGCCATAGGGCGCttatgggggtcaattcttccACCAGCAGCCGGatgatgttgctgaacctttgacatttgtcgcaagctctcacataaacctgggcgtcacttcgcattgtcggccagtagtatccGGCCCGAATTAGCTTGTGTACCAATGACCGAGATTCGGAGTGGTTGCCGCATATTCCCTCGTGTACCTCTCTCATAACATAGTCTGCCTCTTCGGGGCCTACACATCTTAAGTATGGTCGAGAGAAGCCCCTTTTATAGAGGAtgtcctttatcaagacaaaccgtGCTAACCGAGCCTTCAACTTCCTGGCAGCCTCCTTCTCATCAGGCAACGTGCCATCCTTTAGGTAGGAGATCAAAGGGGTAGTCCAATTGTTCTCGgaaccaatttcctgtatgttGACAAAGTCAATTAATGGTGAGGACTGAGTAAAAGAAAGTACCCCGTCAATGGTGATCATAGACTCTGCAGATGCGGCTTTGGAAAGACGGTCGGCGTGTTCGTTTTCTCCTCGTGGAATTTGTACTATTTTGGCCTGCAGCCCATCTATCCTTCTTTTCGcttgctcccagtacttcttcattttctcGCCCTTGTACTCGTATTCGCCGTTCACCTGACTTGTAACGACCTGGGAGTCGCAGTGAATAACTATGCTTACAGCCCCTACAACTTGGGCAAGATCTAAACCTGCTATCAGggcttcatactcggcttcattattagttgtAGGAAAATCGAGGCGAATCATACACTTGAGTTCGTCGCCCTCCGAGGATTTAAGTACGACCCCGACCCCTCCAACCTTCTTGTTGGACGACCCGTCCGTGAAAACAATCCATTGGAGACTTATTTCCTCTCTGTCTTCCATGCTggtgaattccgcaatgaagtcgGCAACCACTTGCCCCTTAATGGCGGTgcgggggcgatattgtatgtCAAACTCGCTTAATTCTATTGACCATAATGCCATTCGCCCGGCGGCTGCAGGGCTGCCCATTGCTCGTCACAAAGGTTTGTCAGTTAGGACAATTATCGTATGGGCTTGGAAATATGGCTTGAGTTTGCGGGCCGCCGTGACCAAGGCGAAGGCGAGTTTTTCCATGGGGGGGTATCTCTCCTCTGCACCGTGCAATGCCTTGCTCGCGTAGTACACGGGCCGTTGAATCTTGTCGTCTTCTCTGATTAGGGCCGCACTGACAGCTGCTTGGGAAACGGCCAGGTAGAGGAATAGTTCTTCTCCTGGCTGTGAGGGGCTTAGTAACGGTGGTGAAGAGAGATAGACCTTCAGATCTTTGAACACCTGTTGACATTCAGCcgtccattcaaaggattttttcaatgttcggaaGAAAGGTAGGCATCTGTCTGCCGCCTTCGACACAAATCTGCTAAGCGCGACGACCCTgccattgaggctttgtacttccttcatatttttaggaggggccATCCCTATAATGGCCTGAATCTTGTTCGGGTTGGCCTCGAtacctctttgggataccatgtaccctaagaactttcccgccgtcactccaaaggcacacttgcttggattgagcttcatgttgtaggagcgaagagtgTCAAATGTTTCCTTGAGATCCTCCAAATGGGCCTCTTCCCTTTGACTTTTGACGAGCATGTCGTCAACATATACTTGGACGTTTCTTCCAATCTACCGCGTAAACATCTtattcatgagcctctgataggttGCACCAGCGTTTTTCAGACCaaagggcatgaccttgtagcaaaagaGGCATTGGCTGGTCACGAacgaggtcttctcctgatcggCTTCGTCCATCCGGATTTGATTATACCCAGAAaacgcatccatgaagctcagcagcTGGTGTTTGGCCGTGGAATCCACCAGGACGTCGACTCGCGGGAGGggatagctatccttggggcatgctttgttcaagtccgtgaagtcgacgcacatcctccatttcccgttgttctttttgaccatcacgATATTTGctaaccaatcagggtagtatacttccctgataaatcccgCCTCTTGtagtttgcggacttcttctgtTGCTGCTTGATCTCTTTCTTGAGCgaaggttcttttcttctgtcaGACGAGCGGGAAAGATggcgacacgttcaacctgtgcaccatgactgATGGGTCGATCcctggcatgtcttcgtggctccatgcgaacacgTCCCTATTTTCTTTCAAGAAGTTCGCGAGTTCTTGACGTACCGTCGAGCTGGCTAGGGTGCCGATTTTGGTTGTTCGCTCCGGACGGGCTTCGTCGAGAAGCACGTCTTCGAGCTTCTCAGCAGGTTCCGTCGCCACCCGACGCTCCTCTATATTCATGGCCTGGATGTgattgtccatctccatcatagCCATATAACATTCGCGTGCGGATACTTGATctcctctcaattctccaatCCCATGATCAGtggggaattttatcatcagaTGGTATGTCGATGTCACAGCTTTCCACGAGTTGAGGGTTGGACgccctatgatggcattgtaggccGACGAACAATCGACTACTAGGAATGTCACGTTTCGAGTGACctgctgtgggtagtctccaatgGTTACTGCCAAAGTAACAATGCCAAGTGGAAGTATCCTTGCTCCCCCAAAGCCAACGAGCGGGGCGTTAGTCGGAATTAGTCGTTCTCTTCCAATCCCCATCTGTTAGAAAgcgggatagtaaaggatgtctgccgAACTACCGTTGTCTACAAGGACTCGGTGTATGTTGTAGTCTCCTGCCTGTATGGTGACGACCAGAGCGTTGTCATAGGGATGATGAAGGCGTCGGGCGTTTCCTTCTGAAAATTCGATGGTGGGATTGTCGATCCGCGACCTTTCAAGTGCGGGACTTGCCATCTGGACGTTCTGAACCGTTCTGAGGTATGTCTTTCGggcctttttggatgacccAACAGTCACAGTtcctcctacaatcatccttatgtctctgGCAGGTTGCTTGGGGCGATCATTGTCTTgccgaggggcttgattttgCGGCAGGTCTGCCCTCTCCTTATTGACGAACCTCTGCAGCCTTCCTCGCCTAATAAGAGCCTCTATTTGCTGTTTCAAGTTGTAGCAATCGGCGGTGTCGTGGCCATGATCTTGgtgaaaacggcagtatttgtcccttggtctcctgttgggatctcccttcagcttgccaggaAAGGCTAAAGTTTCctcatctttaatctgcattaGTACCTGGTCGATGGGTGCGTTTaggggagtgaagttcgtgaatcttccTGTAGGCGGTTTGGGTCGTCGATCATCCCGCCGTTCTTTGGTTCTGGCCATTTTTCGTGGCATGTCCGGCTGTGCATCTTCCTGCCTCTCCCTCTTTCTGGGCTTGTCCTCTCGAGCCAGTAACGCGTcttccgcgttcatatacttcgtcgccctgtaaaaTACGTCAGACATAgtttttgggtcattcttgtacaaggaaaataggaacttacccttccgtagCCCGTtggtgaatgctgccacaagtatcttatCATCGGCCTcctctatcgagagggattccttgttgaATCAGTCTAAGTACGATCTTAAGGTCTCATCCTCTCGTTGCTTGATGTTCAACAAACACGCAGTAGACTTTTTATGCCGGTGACTCCCGATAAAATGTGATACaaactgtgcgcctaattccttaaaagtgttGATGAAGTTAGGCGTCAGTCggctgtaccaatccctcgcaggtcCTTTCAACGTAGTGAGGAAggccctacacatgatttcgtccggcacgccctgaagatgcattagggtccTGAAAGATTCCAAATGATCCAAAGgatccttggatccgtcatagttctCGATGTGTGGCATGCAGAACTTTGGAGGAAGAGGGTACGAATTCACGACTGCTGTGAAGGGCGAatctgttctatggactaggtcgtccaggtcgCTTGAGATTCGTCCCCTCAGGGCGCTCATCATTGcgtccatacgttccctcatttGTTGCATCTCAGCTGTGATATGAGGCGGCAATGCGTCCGAAACAAACGGTAGGTTGGTCACCTGCCGCTCTAGTCTAGTCGGGGtgttgctaccctcaggcctTACCGCATTCCTCCATTCCGGGCTAGCACCTTCCTGGTCCTCCTCTGGTGCACTTTGGTGCGCATTCCTTTGTCGTAGTTGCTCCTCTAGATCTTGATTCTGTCTGGTGAGGCGCTCAACTGCCGCCGCgagcgtttggacttgcctctctagCGCCGTAGCGTGCGGTtcttcgccttgattgttggttgttgccattgatctggtgagtaccatgcaaaTTTTTGTCTTAGGGATAGAGCAAGAGCTAGATAGTCTTCTCTATGCTCTCGTTTCGATTTCCCACAGACAGCACCAACTGATGAGGtcaaaaaaatcaccagtaagctacaggcactctccaactcgagtcaacacctgcaaagagaaaacaaagtgacctaaaagagagcaccggtgtggtgctagccaaaaaccctccgaaggtcaagttagagccttaaacaaccctagagtgtcAGAGTTGGGATAGTTGTGTGTACCTTTTGTCATGAGAGTTTCTGGGgcttatatagtggtgtagagTCGAAATAAACGTCTTGGcaaggaagtactttccttttagaagagtaaTTTGCGGATCTTTGCGTATCGTATAGAGCCATTTTCCTTATAGGGATCTTTTTGACTAAGGTCAAACGTGTAGAgaaagaactttccttatattcatgtatgtagaagtcaagatagattaagaatggaggttggattactccttcagcCTTTACCTGTCAAGGTCGTCAGCCA
This genomic stretch from Castanea sativa cultivar Marrone di Chiusa Pesio chromosome 1, ASM4071231v1 harbors:
- the LOC142630837 gene encoding uncharacterized protein LOC142630837; its protein translation is MGSPAAAGRMALWSIELSEFDIQYRPRTAIKGQVVADFIAEFTSMEDREEISLQWIVFTDGSSNKKVGGVGVVLKSSEGDELKCMIRLDFPTTNNEAEYEALIAGLDLAQVVGAVSIVIHCDSQVVTSQVNGEYEYKGEKMKKYWEQAKRRIDGLQAKIVQIPRGENEHADRLSKAASAESMITIDGVLSFTQSSPLIDFVNIQEIGSENNWTTPLISYLKDGTLPDEKEAARKLKARLARFVLIKDILYKRGFSRPYLRCVGPEEADYVMREVHEGICGNHSESRSLVQQHHPAAGGRIDPHKRPMAVRAMGIGHHGTLPNGSKAAEVRNSKGLNFGQR